The following nucleotide sequence is from Diospyros lotus cultivar Yz01 chromosome 3, ASM1463336v1, whole genome shotgun sequence.
GAAAAGAGCAGATAAGGGAAGAAGAGAGGTGAAGTTTCAGGTAGGAGACTTGGTTTATTTGAAACTAAGGTCGTACCGACGAAGGTCATTGGCTGCTCGTGCAAATGAGAAGCTGGCTGCTCGTTATTATGACCCGTTTGAGATTGAAAATGAGGTAGGTCCGGTAGCTTACAAACTAAAACTGCCACCACATTGTCAAATCCACCCTACATTTCATGTGTCCCAACTACGGGAGACTAAGGGTGCAGTAAGGGCTACTATAGAGCTGCCCCAACAGCTTAATGACGACCTGGAAATGGTGGTGGAACCTTCAGCAGTGCTAGGAGTGCGGTCGGGTGCTGGCAAGGACATGAAAGGAGCAGAAGTGTTGGTCCAATGGAAGGGCTTTCCACCAttggaagccacttgggagcCTTACTCAGTGATTCGGCAACAATTTCCAtctttccaccttgaggacaaggtgaaagttgggggagggagtaatgataggcccccgattcacttgacttatcaaagaaggtctAAGGGGCAGCAATCAAGGGCAGAGGAGTAAATAAGTTGGCTGGCATAACAACCAGCCATGTGCGTAAGGGGTAGAATGGGGTATCGCTGGTGTAACAGCCCAGCTATGGCATAACAGAATTCGGTTAAGGGGTAGAGGGAGGAATATGTAAGGGGTGGGGGGTAGAGGTGGGGAGGCTGTTTTTCTGTAggaatttgggagagagagggcctctcgaatgccctgggtGATCTTGTTCTTGGCTGGAAAGTTGTTTGTTACTAATACTTGATTGTTGGTTGGAACTCTATCGGAAATCTTATCagccttctatgggctttttatatGGAGAGATCAAACAGGTTAAGGAAGATATTAAAGAGGCCCTAAATAATCTTGAGAAGAACTATCAACCTATTATGGAGATTATTAAAGCAAGAATGAAAGATAAGCTAGATAGTTCATTGCATTTTGCgacttaccttttgaatccctactacttTTTTAAGGATAAGAAAATATATCCTAATAATGAAGTGATGAATGGGTTTTTTAACTGTGTGGAGGTGTTTtatcatgatgatgatcatggtgaattgcaaggtcatgttataaatgttgagttgccaaagtataAACGTCAAGAGGGAGCTTTCGAAAAATTGTGGGCAGTTCAAGGGTGtgcaaaaaatgatgacaattataatctacgtataaaattcctttaatcCTTTTCTTAGTTTCTATTGTGTTACTTGTGTATTAGTGTGtaaatttgttttatatgaCCTATGTAGTGATATGGTGGAAGACTTATGCCAATCACACTCTAAACTTGTAACGAATGGCGACAAGGATCCTCTCGTTAACTAGTAGTTCatccggttgtgaaagaaattggagcacttttgaagggattagtgtatattttaaaacatttttattttaatttcactaTCCCTatgaaaatttgaattatatttctttaatatcaattagttatctatcatttaaattaatattgcttttataaaatttacgtagatacatacgaagaaaaaaaataaactggACATgcatcgattgaacaatctagtctttgtccaatttaatgtgaaactaatgaacaagaaaaaagggagaaggaaagaaatgttGATGTCCAATTAGTTATCCAAGGATGGATTGTTGAtggaggagatgatgaagaagttgagctTGGTACAGTgctcacttgggaagtggttggtgaagcatccgGAGTAGACGAGATGCTTCAACCTCaaagaagttctaggatgagagatattcatgaagatgatttttaatcaaaagatgaagatgagcaagaaattaatgaatttgattttgagtccgatGAAGATCGTGTGTTGGAAGAATATGGAAAGGAAGAAGTTCAATCTGATAGTTGTTAGTTAGATTCTTCGGATAtgatttatgttgtattattgttgtttttgccTTCTTGAACCCAGCACTAATTCCAttatggtttatgttgcattattgttgctttGGATAGTTATTGTTGCTTTTGCATTATTCTTCGAATATGGTTTATTTTTCTCAGGCTTAATTCtattatttcacttgtctttccaactttgatttacttgaaaataatatcaaattacatcaaaaagttaaaaaaaaaaataaaacaaaacaattttcCTAGGCCCCCTAGGCACCAGGCCCCaacctggcgcccgactagcacctaacgcgttttagaacactattTTAGAACACCTAGCGCCCCACTCCAATTGCTTGAATAGCTCTTTCCAAAAATTGTTAGTGAATATTTTGTCCCTGTCTGAGATAATGGACAGTGGCAGCCCGTGTATCTTCACCACTGAATCTAACAACAGTCTTGCCACTTTTGAGGCTATAAAGAGATGAGCCATACCTAAGAAATGACAAAATTTTGTCAATTTGTCTACCACTACCAGTATGGCATTCTTCCCTTTTGACATAGCTAAGCCTACGAGTCCGCCACATCATTCAATTAAGTGACAACCAGATTCATCTTCTGGCCTTCATCCACTCAATAGTGGTGGAAGAACTACTCACAACGTCAGATCCACCATCGTGGTTTGTCACCTTCAAATGCCGAAATGTCTAGCCTCAACGTTGGATTGTGATACATATTCAAATGTGCTCCCCTAGCATAATTCTCCAGTACAAACTCCATTTCTTCCTTTGTTTCCAGAGGGTCAAGGGCACGCTGCCAGATTCTTGACCCTGTCAGAATCGGAGCCAAGATGGACCTTGGAGGGAAGTCCACCAGCAAATTTGCATTAGGCAATTATGAGAACATACTCAATACAGTGTCTAATTGTTGGCCAAACCCAGAGAATTCTTCTCTGAGGCTCGAGAAGTCTGCTTGAAGGTTAGTAACTTCCACCCTAACACTGATAACCTCCTCTCTAGTGGCCAAGTTTTCTACCCTACCTTGATTCAACTCCTCCTGAGTTTGGTGAAGGCCCAACTCCATCATATCCAACTTATCCTCCAATTGTTCTTGATTTTGGCGAAGCCCCATATCTAGAGCATCCAAATAAGtctccaattgcttcattctAGTGCCCTCCGCCATCTTCAATTCTAGATCATGATTTAGGTTAGAATATCTACCGAGGATCAAAATCTAATCAGTAGGTGAATGACGAGTTCCAAATACCAATTCTGATAGTGATCGTGATGGATTTCGATCGCCCAAAATTGCTTCTCACTAGAATTTGAATCTCCTTCGACGGTCAGAAATCgccttgctctaataccaattgttagatcCTCAGATTTGACAAGAGATCAATTGGGAAGGATTAAGAGttagagagaatttggaaggagagaaacaaaaagaaagagagagaatgtttgagaaagagagagagagagagaaaaggataACAAAAAGCGACAGAAAGATAACAAAAAGTAAGGGAAAGGATTCACTTCATTCATGACATAATCCCTAGCCTCTAGCTGTGGCCTCATATATATAGCCTCCAGCTAGAATACAACTAACCGGGAATGTACACCCGGTGATGCATAGCTGCTCTATATAACTAAGTAGACTCTTTCAAGCACAAGAGAAAATTACATTTATTGTTCTACCCATAGGAATGTGACAAGATGATGGATTTTTAGATCATAGACCATTGGAAAGTATAATCCGTGAAAATTTGGTATAGTTACtcaataaaatttcataatacatgTTGTAATGTCTTTTCCCCGTCAACATAAGTGTGACAAGGCTTTCCAGACAGGTTTAACTCCTTATTTCTGCTTTcagaatataattattttgcaATTACCTGCCTATTGCAgcagccaaaaagaaaaagaaacataaaatgCTCATCCATGAATAGAAAACAAGTGCAAGCCTTAGCAGCAACCATAAGGTTGCACCTTTGAGACTGGAAAATCACCGGTTTGAGTTTTAAAAATAACCTCTTTGGAAAGTAAGAGTAAGAGCGTGTACAAAAATGAACATCCCCCAACAATCTCTAACTGGGGAGCCTCATGCCCTAGAGACATCCCTTATTTTTATCCATGTATAGGAAACACATCACTTGTaccctaaaaatatatatttttctccatGTGCTGAGTAACTATAAGTTGAAGGCTTAAAATAAATTGTAGCTCATACAACTGCACATGAGTACAATGAATAATCATTAGTGATGAGAAAATTTGTTgtacaaaataattgaaatgaatCAAATGTTTTCTGACCTTTAAGTTTCCTATCATCTTTGACTCCAGAAGGAGCTTCTTTCAGCAATTTGGTATTATCCAAACTTGTAACTGTACCTGGAATACCAACAAATTGATAAGAAACAAGAATGCAGAAGAAACTAAGTTTTAATTCTACCTAATATAGCTGGGTGATAATAATTACAGGTCATTCTCTGATTCACAAACTCAGGTTATACAAAGAAAAGGACTGGGAATAAACTAAGATACAACTCATTTCTTCCACAGAACATATGTTGTTAAATTTGAAActcagtttttctttttcaggtTATTGGAAACTCAGTTAAtgcacaccaaaataaaaatgcGAGTACCATATCGATCAATTCCTTTGGCAGCAGTAATTCTGTAAATCAAACAGAGAATTAAACGCGGGATggatttatttgagaaaaattgaaagattatcAGGACTCCCGCTCGCAACTAGGGTAAGATGCTAGCGTAAGCAACACGGGAAAAAATTCAGGAGGCGTTGGATGAGTGAGAAGCTTCTTGTGCGGAGCCGATCAATGTtgcaagaaataaaatgaaaactaaaacaaTAAAAGACAAGCATACACAAGTACGAAAAAATTGAGTGCGATGGAAAAAATGCATACCAGagggggaggaagaagaagcgggAGCGGCGGGGGGAACAGATGGGGCAGCTGGGGGAGGAGGAAGGTTGGGGGATCCGCAGAAGTGGTGGAAAGCGACCATAGCAGCGTTGTTTTGAGCCTCTTTGGCAGTTCTGTTGTGATCAGAGGAGTGAAAGGGGCGGCCATCGACGGTGACGGTGGCGGTGAAGCCAGGGTTGTGATCGGAGCCGTCTTTGATCGTCGAGTACAGGGGCAAATTCCAACCCTTCTGCTGGCATAGCTCCTGTAGCTTCGACTTGTACATCTCTGTATCTGTTCACACTCAATCTCTGCGAAAAAGGATCGTCTTCCTCTCGACGTTTAACCTCTCTAttctagaatcttccatgcgaTGAAGGAACGAAATGCATTGCCACGCTTGGAAGATGCAATCTTCCACTCTACTCGACGTTTAATCTCTCTATTCTAGACTCTTCTATCCGATGAAGGAACAAAATGCATTCCACGCTTGGTATGCCATTAAACAAGGGTTATATCCTCCCGTCCCGAGCCAAGCAGTTCAGATTCTCCGTTCTCTCTGCCCCGTAACGCTTGGAAGGTAGTAGGGAGGGgggaaatgctatttgtacagaaagcGGTTTACATAAATGGTTTACATGGTTGATAAATGGCGATATATTGAAAtgagttaaaataatttattgtgagaaattaaaataaaatgaaagtgGTAGACAAAGGCGGAGATATATTGGATATGAGTTGAAATAATTTATGCCGAGAAATTAGAACAAAATGAAAGTGATAGACAAAAGCAAGAGAATTTCGgtgattctaattttttttcctaatataTCTGCTCTACCCTAATTTCTTCTGACCACCGGTGAAATAAAAGGTAGGGCAAGCTCAACCAAACCATCTTTTTTTACTGCTCTACTCTTTCGATCACTGTTATTCTTTTTTGTTACTTTGCTCTTTTGGCTACCGACGAAATAGATGGTGGGTCAGTTCTTTCTCACCCCAATTACTTTTCTTTCTACAGTACATCCATAAAATTAAGGATATTATTCATTTTGTTCCACCTCCTTGTATCTTTCCTCATTATCATCAAATATCAGAACTTTTTATACAAAAAAGAGAAATCGAAGCTAAACTAAACCTTCTACACATCATTTGAAGTAAGTATGTTTCTAGAGTGAGCTAAGTCTCAAAatattgacaatttttttaagattgtCTTGTTTTATGTAATAGATGATTTTCTCAATGTAATAGATGATCgactataataaaatattacagcTTCTCCAACTAGCATTTCTTGGGAAAGTTCCCTTAGAAAATGATTGGAATTTTTGCCAACTGGTATAATGAACCAACTTTGTGCTTGTTCCTTCATTTCTTATTGATTAATTGAGGTCAAATGGATGATCTATGAGAGCAAAGGAATAAAAAcattgaattaattgaaaatgGAACACTTGCAGGCAGACAATGGTCATGAGAAGGGTGGCCGAAGAGTGGGGCCAATGGTGTGAGATGCAGATTGGGGGTGATGGTGTATGTGAGAGAAAgagcgagagggagagagagagagagagaaatgattttggattATTTGAATCATTTATCACATgggcaaaatggtcattttaTTGTTCTTGTAAATCTTTCTAGAAGAGtacttctgtacaaatagcataatGCTCGAAAGGTAGCAGGAGGGAAGCTACTTTGTGTTTCCAGAAACTCCCAAAATGCTCATTTTTTAAGGCTAAAAAAACACTTactagaaaaaaataaaataggagcaatttttttatttaaataaaattacttacattcataaaagtttataaattcttattaatttattttaacatgaattttatttttgaatcataaaaattagaaaatagaaaaataatttcttttaataattttggtaTAATTTATTTGAACTAATAATGTGGATCAATGTCatttgaataatattaaaatctaatGAGACAATGCgtaaatttttcaaagtttatttaattatttcatttaaagtactttaaatcatttttaatttatacaactttacaattcttttaaatttgtttaagcCCTACAAATTTCTTTCAAtaacaaaaataggaaaatgaaagaacacTTATTTAACTATTTCAATGTAACTTAATATCTTTAGTGTGATTAATTAATGGAAATTTATttcaataatgaaaaaaataaaacagaactaatttaaataatttttatgtaacttaatagcaaaattgaaatgaatattaatgtATGCtttatttattagaattttattactttacaaaactaatttattctttcatttattaatttaaagtcatttaaataataaaaatggaagaacatttttataataatttcaatataatttAATAGCATTAATGtatttgattcaaaaaataaactttCACAATATAGTTAAAATTTAGTTCTTGTTtgcttttaaatataaataaaataaattttaatataatgatAACACTAATTCATAtgtattcaaacaaaaatttcaaataaaaagcTTAAATGATCGTATCCAAATGTAATTTAGagatcatttttttaaaataaaagatgtaCCTAAACTCTAAATCTGGGATTGTctcttatattataaaattgatatataaCCATAAacaaataagatttttattgtaaatttgaaaacaattttatcaattatcatgtactcaattttttttttttttataaatttcacctaaataaaagtcaaaactaaaatttaactCTTGAACATTACTTAATAAGCattcacttaattttttttaaatatttatttacacatttataacacaaataaactaaattttgtCATAGGAATAAACACATTTCGCCTAACTTCACACACCAAATTGGGAGTGCTTATATATTTAATAGAATAGATGCTTAATTCTATCGCACAATACATGCAAAAGCCCATTTGGTGTAATCCACCGTCCTGTCAAGATCTTGTTTTCATAAAACACCattcaatttataaaataattaccCACATTCTTTGTCTGACACAACATTATCTACAATAACCAAACTACCTAAgaccatctctaactatttgtttgtattagaaaaagattacaaaaaaaaagagaggaaaatttCGAACTACATCTTCAAGGCTACCCACTTTTCGTTGCTGAAGGGCATCTCAGTGGCACCTTCCGGAAATGGGACGTTCCGCGCCCGGGGGTAAACCACAATTTTTGGCGGCAGGGAGGTGATTCTTGCACTTGCTTCTGCTGGAGCCTCAACATCTAACCTCTGTCTCTTTGGTTGTGGCACCAACTCCAAGCCTTGAATAGTGCTAACCTCAGTATTCGTCGTGGTAGTCGGCGGCGGCTTTGGAGatgatttttttgtgtttccATCTGGAATGAACGAGCGCAACAAATGCAATTCACTACTCAATGCGATCACAGATTAAGGGGAGTTCCCATATAGCAAATTAGAAAGACACTACTTCTAAGAGAACAGCaaggtaaaatatcaaattgggAAATTAAAAGATCTAAGAAGAAGAGTGCGAAGGAAGGCGGAGGATTTCGCGCAAGAGTAAACCACCCAACATGAAACTGAGTCCTAGGTTGAAAGGTTGACCAAAGTTTTGACACTGTCAtctataaatttttcatttcaatcaGGCATCTGATCAAAGGCTGGCAGATGTCCCATTGAAGCAATTTGGGACAAAGTTTTCTACGTGACTTAAAATAGTTAAAGCTTTTTGGCGTATTGTTTTCCGAGCAAGATAAAATGGAAAATAGAGAgtatagttaaatatatatggaAGACCAGTGACACTGAAATTGTttggaacaaaaagaaatatcACTTGTATGTTCCTCCTTTTGTGCTTCAGGAGTTGCACAGTTGGCTTTTGGCACGCTCTCTTTCACATCGCCAATGACGAGAGATTGCAAGAAGGAAGACGACACTTCCAACGCTTTCATTATCTCACTTCCAGGTGGCAGATCTACAGGGACCAGGCCTGCTGTACCTGAACAAGCAAGCGTAGCATCTTGTCAGCAATCTAAAACTGTCATATGCCCCAATCAAATATGTTCCCCCAGTATGTAAATCCATCACCTATCTTAATGTGTTGGCCAAAAGGCTGTATTCAACTTTATTATCCTATTAATTATCCCTATGGCAATCATCTATTTTCCTCTGAGCCCAACCCCTTGCACTAAATGCTCAAGTACCAGACTTTGGAAGGCACCATAAACATGACTTAGGGCAATCCATAGAAAAAGCCTGCACTCATTCCACacaattttcatttgaaaaatcagCATCCATCACGGAGGAGATCAGATGCAAATGAAAAACTAGCTAAAGGATGGGTGCATTggattgataaataaaataggaCCCTTGTGAATGGATATAAGCTAGCTACCCACTTTGTCCACAAAAGGTTTGATGGATTACGaaatacaaaaacaaaccaGCAATTGCAAAATGCAAAAGCTCAGAATGAGTGAATGGACATCATACAACCACCATTCATGGGTAATCTAGCTACCGGTCTTTGTCCACAAAAGGTATTATGGAAAACAAAATACAGAAACAAGCCAGTGATTGCAAAATGCAAAGGCTCAGAATGAACAGGGAATAATACAGCGCCTAACCCTTAACCACTTCTTTTTCAAAGGAAAGTAGCAAAACTAAAATTTGTTGTCTAGCTTATAATTCAAACTTGCCAATGAATTGTAGTTGTTTATCCATGCTGAGCCTATATGGTAGCTGCTAAAGTTTAGAGGTGTTGGCTGATCAGTGCTTGCAATAATTTAGAAGCATgcattattcttaaaaaaaaaaaaaagcaaaatagATTTAGCATGCTTAAAGAAAAGATGATGGAGCATCCAAATCTAAATAGTTCAGGTTTACTCCAGGACAAGTCTATAAAGTAAAAGACTGCAACAATTTAATTGTTTCTTTGTTTAAAATAGGGTTTCTTGTTTCTTGACACCCCATATAAACAATTCTAATTGAATTCTAAAAGCAACTTTTAGAATGAATATTGAATTGATACAGAGATTTGTTCTCAAGTAGAGATTAATTCTCAGTGTTAGGTTTTGAGATTAATTCTCAGTAGTGATTTAGGACCTTTGAGATTCGGTCACATTGTTGTTCTACATCAATTAGTATCAAAGCAACTAAAAATCCATACCTAACCACAACCAGATGCCACTTCATTAACCAACAAAACAATAATTCAAACCCTAATCTCCTCCATGTTCATAACAAAATGTCCCTATTATAGCCATTCAAAGCAACCCTTCAACCCTAATCTCCTCTCCATTCACAACCTTCTTAACCAAACAAAAACTTAGTATCCTTCTTAGTTCACAACCACCcaaaatagtatttaaaaaaaaaaaacaaaaacaaagaagaagcaCACAACAACAATCGCAAACCTTAATACGACCAGAAGTGGTTGGCTAAACGAATTATATaaacacaaagaaaaacaaagcaatagaagaagaaaagagcaATAGAAGCATGCAAAGGAGCCATCATCTAGAAGAGTCAACAGTCCAGTCTTTGTCAAAACAATTGCATCCCAGAAACTGCGCCACTAGCACCATTGATAGGAATGGCAATGAATCAGGTTTGGACAAAGGACCCCTTTCCTTCTCCCGGTTCCGTCCCCACATCC
It contains:
- the LOC127796411 gene encoding uncharacterized protein LOC127796411, with product MYESKLRELCHQKGWDSPQYTIKIGPDPNKRFTATVTVTTDDIPFHATAFLCRTMQEAQSKAAMLAFDYFCRSPDLPPSPAAPASSSPSAAGLPDASTSLDYTKLPIEVPSGVKDDPKLKGTAGLVPVDLPPGSEIMKALEVSSSFLQSLVIGDVKESVPKANCATPEAQKEEHTNGNTKKSSPKPPPTTTTNTEVSTIQGLELVPQPKRQRLDVEAPAEASARITSLPPKIVVYPRARNVPFPEGATEMPFSNEKWVALKM